In the Colwellia sp. 20A7 genome, one interval contains:
- a CDS encoding alkaline phosphatase, translated as MKLFLSAISLSLLCVSCANTTHINDKVVAQETMNTLSTVMPTNLPKNIIMVIGDGMGPAYTSAYRYFSDNPKTTVVEETVFDRHLKGLSSTYPAPVSGVVTDSAASATALSTGVKSYNGAIGVDVNKKEIQTVLEWAKLQGKKTGVVVTSQINHATPASYLAHNESRNNYNEIADSYIDNGIKADLYLGGGWKYFIREDRNLVNEFKDAGFHYLDNYQGLDNFPKDKPVLGLFGDVGLPWALDDTNQHRLSTMTKAGIHHLLDLQKTDNAPDNGFFMLIEGSQIDWAAHGNNIGDAMAEMDDLAKTIEYLEHFVENHPDTLVVITADHSTGGFTIAANGKYEWNAEKLRTMKHSVNYIAKELATNKISPSNTTSLFNFELSQEELSLLIDSKNNPKIDENMYRSKSMPDSEVSLNNSVKKVMDMRSNSGWTTGGHTAIDVPVFSFGQHSELFDGSQDNTDIAKKIFMLLGKK; from the coding sequence ATGAAACTATTTTTATCTGCTATTTCACTGTCATTACTTTGTGTGTCTTGTGCAAACACGACTCACATAAATGACAAAGTAGTAGCGCAAGAAACAATGAACACATTATCAACGGTTATGCCTACTAACTTACCAAAAAATATTATTATGGTAATTGGCGATGGTATGGGACCAGCTTACACAAGCGCTTACCGCTATTTCAGCGATAACCCAAAAACAACAGTTGTGGAAGAAACAGTATTTGATCGCCACCTTAAAGGTTTATCAAGTACCTACCCAGCTCCTGTTTCTGGCGTAGTCACTGACTCCGCAGCAAGTGCAACAGCATTATCGACCGGCGTAAAAAGTTACAACGGTGCTATAGGTGTTGATGTAAACAAAAAAGAAATACAAACAGTATTAGAATGGGCAAAATTACAAGGTAAAAAAACAGGTGTAGTTGTAACGTCCCAAATTAACCATGCTACACCAGCTTCATATCTGGCACACAATGAAAGCCGTAATAATTACAATGAAATTGCCGATAGCTATATAGACAATGGTATAAAAGCAGATCTTTACCTTGGTGGTGGCTGGAAATACTTCATCCGTGAAGACCGAAACTTAGTAAATGAGTTTAAAGATGCTGGTTTTCATTACCTTGATAATTACCAAGGCTTAGATAACTTTCCTAAAGATAAACCTGTACTAGGACTTTTTGGTGATGTTGGTTTACCTTGGGCATTAGACGATACAAATCAACACCGTTTATCAACAATGACTAAAGCAGGTATACATCATCTGCTTGATTTACAAAAAACAGATAATGCCCCAGATAATGGATTTTTTATGTTAATTGAAGGCAGCCAAATTGATTGGGCTGCTCATGGCAACAATATCGGTGACGCCATGGCTGAAATGGATGATTTAGCAAAAACAATCGAATATTTAGAACACTTTGTTGAGAATCACCCAGATACGCTTGTTGTAATAACAGCCGATCATAGCACTGGTGGTTTTACTATTGCTGCTAATGGAAAATATGAATGGAATGCAGAAAAACTTCGTACAATGAAACATTCCGTTAATTATATCGCAAAAGAATTAGCGACGAATAAAATTAGCCCTAGTAATACAACGTCATTATTCAATTTTGAACTATCTCAAGAAGAGCTTAGTTTACTGATCGATAGTAAAAACAACCCTAAAATCGATGAAAACATGTACCGAAGTAAAAGCATGCCTGACAGTGAAGTTTCTTTAAATAATAGTGTTAAAAAAGTAATGGATATGCGTAGTAACAGTGGTTGGACTACGGGTGGTCATACCGCTATAGATGTCCCTGTATTTTCTTTTGGACAACACAGTGAATTGTTTGATGGCTCGCAGGATAATACTGATATAGCTAAAAAAATATTTATGTTATTAGGTAAAAAGTAA
- a CDS encoding cystathionine beta-lyase: MKQDTRIVTAGRKAKWTNGVVNPSVTRASTVVFETVAEMNNALKNRNNQTMVYGRRGTTTAFAFSDAMTELEGGAGCALYPSGTAAITNAIISFVESGDHILMVDSAYEPTRDYCDKILAKMGVETTYYDPLIGAGIEALIKLNTRIVFLESPGSITMEVQDVPTIAKIAHQHNCIVMLDNTWAAGINFKPFDFGVDISIQAATKYIVGHSDVMLGTATATEKYWPQLRDNSYLMGQCTSPDDLYLALRGIRTIGVRLKQHQKSALTVANWLKERPEVDTILHPAFESCPGHEFFKRDFTGSNGLFSFTLNCGNREALTAFLDGLSHFKMGYSWGGFESLILGITSVDSIRSATKWTAKFPLIRLHIGLEDVDDLIADLEQGFERFNEKLK, encoded by the coding sequence ATGAAACAAGATACTAGAATTGTTACTGCAGGTCGCAAAGCAAAATGGACAAATGGTGTAGTTAATCCAAGTGTTACAAGGGCTTCAACTGTTGTGTTTGAAACTGTTGCTGAAATGAATAATGCTTTAAAGAATCGCAATAATCAAACCATGGTATATGGTAGAAGAGGTACAACAACAGCGTTTGCTTTTAGTGATGCCATGACCGAATTGGAAGGCGGTGCTGGTTGTGCATTGTATCCTTCAGGTACCGCAGCGATAACTAATGCAATTATCTCATTTGTAGAAAGTGGCGATCATATTTTAATGGTTGATAGCGCCTATGAACCAACGCGCGATTATTGCGATAAAATTTTGGCTAAAATGGGGGTCGAAACAACGTATTATGATCCGCTTATTGGTGCTGGTATTGAAGCGCTAATTAAACTAAACACAAGAATTGTTTTCTTAGAATCTCCCGGTTCAATTACGATGGAAGTACAAGACGTACCAACCATTGCAAAAATAGCACACCAGCATAACTGTATTGTCATGCTTGATAATACTTGGGCTGCCGGCATTAACTTTAAACCGTTTGATTTTGGCGTGGACATTAGTATACAAGCAGCCACTAAATATATTGTTGGGCATTCTGACGTTATGTTGGGTACAGCAACAGCAACAGAAAAATATTGGCCACAATTACGTGACAATAGTTATTTAATGGGTCAGTGCACATCGCCTGATGATCTGTACCTTGCTCTACGCGGTATCAGAACGATTGGTGTACGTTTGAAGCAACATCAAAAAAGTGCATTAACTGTGGCTAATTGGTTAAAAGAAAGACCAGAGGTAGATACTATTTTACATCCTGCTTTTGAATCTTGCCCAGGACATGAATTTTTTAAACGTGATTTTACCGGCTCTAATGGCTTATTTTCTTTTACCTTAAATTGTGGCAATAGAGAAGCACTGACGGCGTTTCTTGATGGTTTATCACATTTTAAAATGGGGTATTCTTGGGGAGGATTTGAATCACTTATTTTAGGTATTACCAGTGTTGATTCAATTCGTAGTGCAACCAAGTGGACAGCTAAATTTCCGTTAATCCGTTTACACATTGGTTTAGAAGATGTGGATGATTTAATTGCAGATTTAGAACAAGGTTTTGAACGTTTTAATGAAAAGTTAAAGTAA
- a CDS encoding DNA polymerase II — MQTNVPQQIQQGFILSRQVQDKGNDLQITLWLKTEKGAKKLVINNELAVFFVEQPQASHAETILQQQGIALVKQKPLALKTFGQQYVHGFYFANLSQFYRARECLKANKIKCYEDDIRPDDRYLMERFITADIDFLSSSKSNTDQTNNTFLNPSQVKCKKSAHPVAINLSMLSLDIECSMAGELYSIGLYANNNEEFKRVLMIGEPQLDAEYYIIWVANEKQLLIELIKQIDIIDADIFIGWNVINFDFRLLQKRCDLHQLKLSIGRDGSVPRWRTNSNNTDQQFIEIAGRVVLDGIDLLKTATYSFPSFSLDNVANTLLGIGKKVDNVENRVDEITDNFLNNKSALAAYNLEDCRLVWLIFEKTQLLEFAQLRAQLTGLAIDRIGGSVAAFTNLYLPKLHRSSYVAPNMGDGVSGLISPGGYVMDSIPGLYSNVLVLDFKSLYPSIIRSFKIDPMGLVEGLLEVENDNAINKEADPRTLEPNKKVIKGFDGAYFSRDKHFLPDIITSLWLERDKAKLQKNAALSQAIKIIMNSFYGVLGSTGCRFFDPRLSGSITKRSHEILKKTTHWIEEKGFRVIYGDTDSIFVHVGDDKTVDECKKLGRDLQGFINEKWQHYIKEVFDLPCDLEIEFETHFTKFLMPTIRGQEATKGQKVGTKKRYVGLSDGKLIFKGLETVRSDWTQVSKVFQQELFRLVFDGLPIEEYICTILSEIRAGKHDKNLVYMKKIRRDLNDYVNTPPHIKACLIANKALIDSGQSPKYRRRSIIEYVMTLNGVMPIELSKGNLDYEHYIDKQIKPIADDVLPFLGKSFDVIVSKQINLF; from the coding sequence ATGCAAACTAATGTACCACAACAAATTCAACAAGGCTTTATACTCAGTCGGCAAGTGCAAGACAAAGGCAACGATTTACAGATCACATTGTGGTTAAAAACCGAGAAAGGTGCCAAAAAACTTGTTATTAATAATGAATTAGCCGTTTTTTTTGTTGAGCAACCACAAGCGAGTCACGCCGAGACCATATTGCAACAACAAGGCATTGCCCTTGTTAAACAAAAACCGTTAGCACTAAAAACGTTTGGTCAACAGTATGTGCATGGTTTTTACTTTGCTAATTTATCGCAGTTTTATCGCGCACGAGAATGTCTTAAAGCTAATAAAATAAAATGCTATGAAGATGATATACGCCCTGATGATCGTTATTTAATGGAGCGCTTTATTACTGCTGATATTGATTTTTTGTCTAGCAGTAAGTCGAATACTGACCAAACGAATAATACCTTTCTTAATCCCTCTCAAGTTAAGTGTAAAAAATCAGCACACCCGGTAGCAATCAACTTGAGTATGTTATCACTTGATATTGAATGTTCTATGGCTGGAGAGCTTTATTCAATCGGCCTTTATGCTAATAATAATGAAGAATTTAAACGCGTATTAATGATAGGTGAGCCTCAGCTTGATGCTGAATATTATATTATTTGGGTTGCCAATGAAAAACAGTTACTCATTGAGCTCATTAAACAAATAGACATTATTGATGCTGATATTTTTATTGGTTGGAATGTGATTAATTTTGACTTTCGTTTATTACAAAAGCGTTGTGACCTTCATCAACTGAAACTTTCTATTGGACGTGATGGCAGTGTACCTCGCTGGCGAACTAACAGTAACAATACTGATCAGCAGTTTATTGAAATCGCCGGTAGAGTTGTGCTTGACGGTATTGATTTACTTAAAACAGCAACCTATAGCTTTCCTAGTTTTTCCCTAGATAACGTTGCGAATACGTTATTAGGCATAGGAAAAAAAGTTGATAATGTTGAAAATAGAGTTGATGAAATTACAGATAATTTTTTAAATAATAAATCGGCTTTAGCTGCTTACAACCTTGAAGATTGCCGATTGGTATGGCTAATATTTGAAAAAACTCAATTGTTAGAATTTGCCCAATTGCGTGCGCAATTAACCGGACTCGCAATTGATAGAATAGGTGGCTCTGTTGCGGCTTTTACTAACCTTTATTTACCTAAACTTCATCGTAGTAGTTATGTCGCGCCCAATATGGGAGACGGAGTTTCTGGTTTAATATCTCCAGGTGGCTATGTTATGGATTCGATACCTGGCCTCTATAGCAATGTGTTAGTGCTTGATTTTAAGTCTCTTTATCCTAGTATTATTCGCAGCTTTAAAATAGATCCTATGGGGTTAGTTGAAGGTTTGCTTGAAGTAGAAAATGACAACGCAATAAATAAGGAAGCTGATCCCAGAACACTTGAACCAAATAAAAAAGTGATTAAGGGGTTCGATGGTGCGTATTTTTCACGAGATAAACACTTCTTACCCGATATTATCACTTCACTTTGGTTAGAGAGAGATAAAGCGAAACTACAAAAGAATGCGGCATTATCACAAGCAATTAAGATTATCATGAACAGTTTTTATGGTGTTTTAGGTTCAACAGGTTGCCGGTTCTTTGATCCTAGGCTTTCGGGCTCTATTACTAAACGAAGCCATGAAATTTTAAAAAAGACAACACATTGGATTGAAGAAAAAGGTTTTCGTGTTATTTATGGTGATACCGATTCAATCTTTGTGCATGTTGGTGATGATAAAACTGTTGATGAATGTAAAAAACTAGGACGAGATTTACAGGGCTTTATTAATGAAAAGTGGCAACATTATATAAAAGAAGTTTTTGACTTGCCTTGTGATTTAGAAATTGAGTTTGAAACACACTTCACCAAATTTTTAATGCCAACAATTCGAGGGCAGGAAGCGACGAAAGGACAGAAGGTTGGCACTAAAAAAAGGTATGTTGGTTTAAGTGATGGGAAATTAATTTTTAAAGGGTTAGAAACCGTTAGAAGTGACTGGACTCAAGTGAGTAAAGTATTCCAGCAAGAATTGTTCAGACTTGTATTTGATGGTCTACCAATAGAAGAATACATCTGTACTATATTGAGTGAAATAAGGGCAGGTAAGCACGATAAGAACCTAGTCTATATGAAAAAAATAAGAAGAGATCTTAACGATTATGTTAATACACCACCTCATATCAAGGCATGTTTAATTGCTAATAAAGCCTTAATAGATTCAGGTCAGTCACCTAAATATAGAAGAAGAAGTATTATTGAATATGTTATGACCTTAAATGGTGTCATGCCAATAGAGCTATCGAAAGGAAATTTAGATTATGAGCATTATATTGATAAACAGATTAAGCCAATAGCTGATGATGTGTTACCTTTTTTAGGTAAATCCTTCGATGTCATTGTTAGTAAACAAATTAATTTATTTTAG
- the dinG gene encoding ATP-dependent DNA helicase DinG, which translates to MLTDKLKLLIRQSYKAIGENLSNFNPRKQQTFLIAEIAKTLAGEYSKDRKIITIEAGTGTGKSLAYSLGAIPLALASDKKVCISTATVALQEQLVDKDLPFLKKYAGLKFDFALVKGRQRYVCRQKLTQAVATDSPQAGFTFAEKPQASDIRTLNAMHKALTDGSWHGDIDSWKSPIPHHIWSQVQSDKHSCLKTLSEHHHCPFHKARETMEQAHVLVVNHSLLLADLELGGGRILSTPDETFYIIDEAHHLPKVTRDHSSASVTLRGAIDWLTKLRETGDKMAKLIKSQRAISPALKLSDDCQDLLIEMQKVLTFVDSNAKTYFIDNSATDNSNNFKNNDEKVYRFDNGIIPQVLKNWAEDCNELSKKSLSHLNKLYNALIEAVKDGDCQMYLAEPVLSEAGFMMQRLENLQSLWYMYAKTDSDKAAPMARWIQLQDPAKASARQDYLLCASPIEVGFTLEDKLWSQCEGAVLCSATLLALNSFDNFRFQAGLRNDDGSQYQQVTSPFDYQNNAQLVVAKMTNEPSAIQFTDELIEKLPKYLQQGSASLVLFSSYWQMEKVAQALREKNKLDIAVQGEHSRQHIIENHKKNCDNNKTSIIFGTQSFSEGLDLPGNYLNNLIITKLPFSVPTSPVEQAQAEYITAKGGNPFMSLSVPDTSKKLVQACGRLLRNEKDEGVITLMDKRVVTKRYGKQLLDSLPPFERVIEK; encoded by the coding sequence ATGCTAACTGACAAGTTAAAACTTCTAATCCGTCAATCATATAAAGCAATTGGTGAGAATTTAAGTAACTTTAATCCTCGAAAACAACAAACTTTTCTGATTGCTGAAATAGCAAAAACCTTAGCCGGTGAATACAGTAAAGATAGAAAAATTATCACTATAGAGGCAGGCACAGGCACGGGTAAATCTCTTGCCTATAGTTTAGGTGCAATTCCACTTGCTTTAGCGAGCGACAAAAAAGTTTGTATTTCTACTGCAACCGTAGCATTACAAGAGCAATTAGTTGATAAAGATTTACCTTTTTTAAAGAAATATGCCGGATTAAAATTTGATTTTGCCTTAGTTAAAGGCCGACAACGTTATGTATGCAGACAAAAGCTAACACAAGCTGTCGCTACTGATTCACCACAAGCAGGTTTTACTTTTGCTGAAAAACCACAAGCGAGCGATATTCGTACATTAAATGCTATGCATAAGGCATTAACTGACGGCTCTTGGCACGGTGACATAGATTCATGGAAAAGCCCTATCCCGCACCATATTTGGTCTCAAGTACAAAGTGATAAACATAGTTGTTTAAAAACGTTATCAGAACATCATCACTGCCCATTTCATAAGGCTCGAGAAACTATGGAACAGGCACACGTGCTAGTCGTCAATCATAGTTTATTATTAGCAGATCTTGAATTAGGTGGCGGTAGAATATTATCAACGCCCGATGAAACCTTTTATATTATTGATGAAGCACACCATTTACCTAAAGTAACCCGAGACCATTCAAGTGCAAGTGTTACCTTACGCGGCGCCATTGATTGGCTAACTAAGTTAAGAGAAACGGGTGATAAAATGGCAAAGTTGATTAAATCTCAACGTGCTATTTCTCCGGCATTAAAACTCAGTGATGATTGCCAGGATTTATTGATTGAAATGCAAAAAGTACTCACGTTTGTCGATAGTAATGCTAAAACTTACTTTATTGATAATAGTGCAACTGACAATAGCAACAATTTCAAAAACAATGATGAAAAAGTGTATCGTTTCGACAACGGTATTATCCCTCAAGTTCTCAAAAATTGGGCAGAAGACTGTAATGAACTGAGTAAAAAATCTCTAAGCCATTTGAATAAACTATATAACGCCTTAATTGAAGCGGTAAAAGATGGTGATTGCCAAATGTATCTTGCTGAGCCTGTTTTAAGTGAGGCTGGCTTTATGATGCAACGGTTAGAAAACTTGCAATCGCTTTGGTATATGTATGCAAAAACAGACAGTGATAAAGCTGCGCCAATGGCAAGGTGGATTCAACTTCAAGACCCCGCTAAAGCTAGCGCCCGACAAGACTATTTACTGTGCGCTTCGCCAATAGAAGTCGGATTCACGTTAGAAGATAAACTATGGAGTCAATGTGAAGGTGCTGTATTATGCTCAGCGACATTACTTGCCTTAAATTCTTTTGATAACTTTCGTTTTCAAGCTGGTTTAAGAAACGATGATGGCAGTCAGTATCAACAGGTAACGTCACCGTTTGATTATCAAAACAATGCTCAACTTGTTGTTGCAAAAATGACGAACGAACCAAGTGCAATACAATTCACTGACGAATTAATAGAGAAACTGCCCAAATATTTACAGCAAGGTAGTGCCAGCTTAGTGCTATTTTCTTCCTATTGGCAAATGGAAAAAGTCGCACAAGCGCTAAGAGAAAAGAATAAACTCGATATTGCTGTACAGGGAGAGCATTCTCGCCAACATATTATTGAAAATCATAAAAAAAATTGTGATAACAATAAAACTAGCATTATTTTTGGCACACAAAGCTTCTCTGAAGGTTTAGATTTACCGGGGAATTACTTAAACAATTTAATTATCACTAAACTGCCTTTTTCTGTACCAACATCTCCGGTTGAACAAGCTCAAGCCGAATATATTACGGCAAAAGGAGGTAATCCTTTTATGTCATTATCAGTACCTGACACGTCTAAAAAACTTGTGCAAGCCTGTGGGCGATTATTGCGTAATGAAAAAGACGAAGGCGTAATCACCTTAATGGATAAACGGGTAGTAACTAAAAGATACGGAAAACAGTTACTTGACTCTTTACCGCCATTTGAACGTGTAATTGAAAAATAA
- a CDS encoding YbfB/YjiJ family MFS transporter has protein sequence MLKFNRESNSAILLAGIFALIVGVGVARFVFTSLLPAMLEDSISIAYAGVLASINYVGYLTGSIFSVFIKDIHSKVKYFRFGLFICVISSFILGVTDNSTIWFIARLFAGFGAAMALVVGSAVVMLKLKSVNKTKAMGIHFSGLGFSILITDLVMRGVFYAGGNWKDAWIILAILGAFLSCYSAYVLRFDKQPNNEVVKHKFDKSLFSPMVIILILAYFTEGIGMVVQATFLPDIVNSLEGLDGYGGYVWLAVGIAGVPSCIIWMRLAHRFGSINIMIVAMLLQIVGIIIPTLSSNIVMNLISGLLFGATFIGLVSLFMNFGGQLSKKNPVFIMGAITSAYGIGQILGPLYSVALIKQFGNYNDALYLTAVIVTVGILSLTYAKINYKEAKDTAQ, from the coding sequence ATGCTTAAATTTAACCGAGAGAGTAACAGTGCTATTTTATTAGCAGGTATATTTGCGCTAATTGTAGGCGTTGGTGTGGCTCGTTTTGTGTTTACTTCGCTGTTACCTGCAATGTTAGAAGATAGTATTAGTATTGCCTATGCTGGCGTGCTGGCTTCCATCAACTATGTAGGCTATTTAACTGGCTCTATTTTCTCTGTTTTTATTAAAGATATTCATTCTAAAGTTAAATACTTCAGGTTTGGACTGTTTATTTGTGTCATATCCTCTTTTATTTTAGGCGTTACTGACAATAGTACAATATGGTTTATTGCAAGATTATTTGCTGGGTTTGGTGCAGCAATGGCCTTGGTAGTAGGATCGGCTGTTGTCATGTTAAAGCTAAAGTCGGTAAATAAAACCAAAGCGATGGGGATACACTTTAGTGGTTTAGGCTTTTCAATACTCATTACTGATCTTGTTATGAGGGGCGTGTTTTATGCTGGCGGAAATTGGAAAGATGCATGGATCATCTTAGCGATATTAGGAGCATTTTTATCGTGTTATTCAGCTTATGTTTTACGGTTTGATAAACAGCCTAACAATGAAGTGGTTAAGCATAAGTTTGATAAGTCGCTATTTTCTCCAATGGTGATCATTTTAATATTGGCTTATTTTACCGAAGGTATTGGTATGGTTGTACAAGCAACTTTTCTACCTGACATTGTTAACTCGTTAGAGGGTTTAGACGGTTATGGTGGTTATGTCTGGTTAGCGGTAGGTATTGCTGGTGTTCCATCATGCATTATATGGATGCGCTTAGCACATCGTTTTGGCAGTATTAATATTATGATTGTTGCTATGCTATTACAAATTGTCGGCATTATAATCCCAACCCTTTCTAGTAATATTGTAATGAATCTTATTAGCGGCTTACTTTTTGGTGCTACATTTATAGGATTAGTGTCTTTATTTATGAATTTTGGCGGTCAACTTTCTAAGAAAAATCCTGTGTTTATTATGGGAGCAATTACATCTGCTTATGGAATAGGGCAAATTTTAGGTCCATTATATTCAGTTGCATTAATAAAGCAGTTTGGTAATTATAATGATGCTTTATATTTAACTGCGGTAATTGTTACGGTTGGTATTTTATCATTAACTTATGCCAAAATTAATTATAAAGAAGCTAAAGATACTGCTCAATAG
- a CDS encoding PEP-CTERM sorting domain-containing protein, whose product MKKVYFKVMILSLLVSACSLFNLANASLMLNIDLTSGKLLGASNININGELYDVSFVDGTCPDLFSGCDEQSDFFWQTAEESKVASLALLNDVFVDSVDGLFDSLPDLTFGCSSNTYNDCFVITPYKSNTTNTLFGVMALNNSNPNWDTTSPFTVGVGLNTGNSNSSTYAVWSSPKPLQAVTEPTTLTIFALGLIGLTLRRCNKES is encoded by the coding sequence ATGAAAAAAGTATATTTTAAAGTAATGATATTATCTTTGCTGGTATCGGCCTGCAGTTTATTTAACTTGGCCAATGCGTCGCTCATGTTGAATATAGATCTGACCAGTGGCAAGCTATTAGGTGCCTCTAATATAAACATCAACGGTGAGCTTTATGATGTAAGCTTTGTTGATGGCACTTGTCCTGACTTGTTTAGCGGATGTGATGAACAGAGCGATTTTTTCTGGCAAACCGCAGAAGAAAGTAAAGTCGCATCATTGGCATTATTAAATGATGTCTTTGTAGATTCAGTTGATGGTTTATTTGATTCGTTACCTGATTTAACTTTTGGTTGCAGTAGTAACACCTACAATGATTGTTTTGTAATCACGCCATACAAAAGTAATACAACTAACACACTCTTTGGCGTAATGGCATTAAATAATAGCAATCCTAATTGGGATACAACGAGTCCTTTTACAGTGGGTGTAGGTTTAAATACCGGTAATTCTAATTCCTCAACTTACGCTGTATGGAGCAGTCCTAAGCCGTTACAAGCGGTAACAGAGCCAACAACACTGACTATTTTTGCATTAGGGTTAATAGGTTTGACATTGCGTCGTTGCAATAAAGAGTCTTAA
- a CDS encoding PEP-CTERM sorting domain-containing protein, protein MKNIKSYLSKIFAVIILMIIVPFANAGIITSYYFTGQCQDCYANADGSYGSAEAILELVDYTWGDTILLTNFVSFEYFDTDLFSGFSVTDINSIDSLSGTLVNNDFEITAGKFFFESLSFSDPLVTAWETGCVFGAITGSINCRDTAADTVGGSGGGGSGGLVRGSKDFGSSPNWVEIIDDSISDPIIHEVPEPSTFAILAFGIMLLVSRQKISI, encoded by the coding sequence ATGAAAAATATTAAAAGTTATTTGAGTAAAATTTTTGCCGTAATCATACTCATGATTATTGTGCCATTTGCTAATGCCGGAATTATCACCTCATATTATTTCACTGGGCAATGCCAAGATTGCTATGCAAACGCTGATGGTTCATATGGAAGCGCTGAGGCGATATTAGAGTTAGTCGATTATACTTGGGGTGATACCATTTTACTCACTAATTTTGTTTCTTTCGAATACTTCGATACCGATTTATTTAGTGGGTTTTCAGTTACTGATATTAATAGTATTGATAGTCTTTCAGGTACGCTTGTCAACAATGATTTTGAAATTACAGCAGGGAAGTTTTTCTTTGAATCGCTCAGTTTTAGTGATCCGTTAGTAACCGCATGGGAAACAGGTTGTGTATTTGGTGCAATAACCGGCAGTATAAACTGCAGAGACACTGCAGCTGACACTGTTGGCGGTAGTGGCGGTGGCGGTAGTGGTGGCTTGGTACGTGGATCAAAAGATTTTGGTAGCTCTCCTAATTGGGTTGAGATTATTGATGATTCAATCTCTGATCCGATAATACACGAGGTACCTGAACCATCAACATTTGCCATTTTAGCATTCGGTATAATGTTATTGGTATCTCGTCAGAAAATAAGCATCTAA
- a CDS encoding helix-turn-helix domain-containing protein, producing the protein MTVIIEQDKLNRFISDLYLGTSKIDLSEYRDWALSKLQHLISFDGAIWSNGHQQTVRFHNHTLINVPESLAQCLLDNLSINPLVNSLFENLGSPIDMRDLMADEDFYRSEIYLTCFKPHNIERVLSSIHLDDRTGLFTLLSLYRFKRNKPFSDQDKQIQKQALYHLLTAARHALFLQLARTDDNQTTITNSKLHSNSHKAICDKQGYFHQVQSSFIDLLEENYANKTELESSLLKLPFALDLARKSYAVDGLQVELQPFNDLIIVEIWPQGPLDSLSIREHEVVQILAKGLTFKEAAKELGLSPSTVSNHLYRIYQKLNIGSKSELFKLLT; encoded by the coding sequence GTGACTGTTATTATTGAACAAGATAAATTGAACCGGTTTATTAGTGATCTTTATTTAGGCACCAGTAAAATTGATTTATCTGAATATCGTGATTGGGCATTATCAAAGCTACAACACTTAATTAGTTTTGACGGAGCTATTTGGAGTAACGGACATCAACAAACGGTTCGTTTTCATAATCATACCTTGATAAATGTACCTGAATCATTAGCGCAGTGTTTACTTGATAATTTGTCAATAAACCCTCTGGTAAATAGTCTGTTTGAGAATTTAGGCTCACCAATAGATATGCGTGATTTAATGGCTGATGAAGACTTTTATCGTTCTGAAATTTATCTAACTTGCTTCAAACCACACAATATAGAAAGAGTTTTATCATCAATTCACCTTGATGACCGAACAGGGTTATTTACGTTGTTAAGCTTATATCGATTTAAGCGTAACAAGCCTTTTTCTGATCAAGATAAACAAATACAAAAACAAGCGCTATATCATTTACTCACCGCAGCGAGACATGCACTTTTCTTACAACTTGCACGTACTGATGATAACCAAACGACAATAACTAACAGTAAATTACATTCTAATAGTCATAAAGCGATTTGTGATAAACAAGGTTACTTTCATCAAGTACAAAGTAGCTTTATTGATTTACTTGAAGAGAATTATGCTAACAAAACTGAATTGGAGAGCAGTTTACTGAAATTACCTTTTGCTTTAGATCTAGCTAGAAAAAGTTATGCGGTAGATGGACTGCAAGTTGAACTCCAACCCTTTAATGATTTAATCATTGTTGAAATTTGGCCACAAGGCCCTTTAGATAGTTTATCGATTAGGGAACATGAAGTTGTACAAATACTCGCGAAAGGATTAACGTTTAAAGAAGCAGCAAAAGAGTTAGGGCTTTCTCCATCAACGGTGTCAAACCACCTTTACCGCATTTATCAAAAACTGAATATTGGCAGTAAAAGTGAGTTATTTAAGTTGTTAACATAA